One Pseudomonas abieticivorans genomic region harbors:
- the gltS gene encoding sodium/glutamate symporter: protein MLQLDLYSTLVAASLVLLLGRGLVARVGFLRTYNIPEPVAGGLVVAMLLLALRVLADIEVRFDSSLQAPLMLAFFATIGLNADFASLKKGGRVLGIFLLVVTALLLVQNAMGIGLAKALGLDPLMGLLAGSITLSGGHGTGAAWGAVFSEKYGVASASELAIASATFGLVLGGLIGGPVARLLIKRVQTPGGGQVEPRLPKGFEQPNQERMITSFSFIETLALLAISLQVGTFLSGFIQGTAFELPTFVCVLFVGVVLRNGLSALGWHQVFEREVSVLGNVSLSLFLAIALMSLKLWDLAALALPIFILLAAQALMMALFAIFVTFRVMGRNYDAAVLAAGHCGFGLGATPTAIANMQAVTQRYGPSQIAFLVVPMVGAFFIDITNAIVIKLYLALPFLSSAS from the coding sequence ATGCTTCAACTCGATTTGTATTCAACGTTAGTGGCCGCCTCTTTGGTACTTTTGCTTGGGCGTGGGCTAGTCGCTCGGGTCGGCTTTTTACGCACTTATAACATTCCGGAACCTGTGGCCGGTGGGCTAGTGGTCGCGATGTTGCTGTTGGCGTTACGCGTGCTTGCCGATATCGAAGTTCGATTCGACTCTTCCTTGCAGGCCCCTTTGATGTTGGCGTTTTTTGCCACCATTGGCTTGAACGCAGACTTTGCCAGCCTCAAGAAGGGTGGGCGGGTACTGGGTATTTTCCTGCTGGTGGTAACGGCGCTGTTGTTGGTGCAGAACGCCATGGGTATCGGCTTGGCCAAGGCATTGGGGCTTGATCCGCTCATGGGGTTGTTGGCCGGCTCCATCACCTTGTCGGGCGGGCACGGCACGGGCGCTGCGTGGGGGGCGGTATTCAGCGAGAAATATGGTGTGGCCTCGGCCTCGGAACTGGCCATTGCCTCCGCCACCTTTGGCTTGGTACTGGGTGGTTTGATTGGGGGGCCGGTGGCTCGCCTGCTCATCAAGCGCGTCCAGACACCTGGCGGTGGGCAAGTGGAGCCGCGCCTGCCAAAGGGCTTCGAACAGCCGAACCAGGAACGCATGATCACGTCGTTCTCGTTTATCGAGACCCTGGCGTTGCTCGCGATAAGCCTGCAGGTGGGTACATTCCTGAGTGGGTTTATTCAAGGCACGGCGTTTGAGTTGCCCACGTTCGTGTGTGTCTTGTTCGTCGGCGTAGTGCTGCGCAATGGCCTGTCGGCGTTGGGCTGGCATCAGGTGTTTGAACGTGAAGTGTCCGTGCTGGGCAACGTCAGTTTGTCGTTGTTCTTGGCCATAGCGTTGATGTCGCTCAAACTCTGGGACCTGGCCGCGCTTGCGTTACCGATTTTCATCCTCTTGGCGGCGCAAGCGTTGATGATGGCCCTGTTCGCTATTTTCGTGACGTTCCGGGTCATGGGGCGCAACTATGATGCGGCAGTCCTGGCCGCCGGGCACTGCGGTTTCGGGCTGGGTGCCACGCCCACCGCCATTGCCAATATGCAAGCGGTGACGCAGCGCTATGGCCCCTCGCAGATTGCCTTTCTGGTGGTGCCGATGGTGGGGGCGTTTTTCATTGATATCACCAACGCGATCGTCATCAAGCTGTACTTGGCACTGCCTTTCCTGAGTTCGGCGAGCTGA
- a CDS encoding DUF6555 family protein produces the protein MQRLHSFEIRYRLHGRHHRFVQRDSLMSDADAVYYASLHSGVGLATGLSFERSTASAMKQQALAIGLDQVSWSPLPL, from the coding sequence ATGCAACGATTGCACAGTTTCGAAATTCGCTACCGCCTGCACGGTCGCCATCATCGGTTTGTTCAGAGGGACTCATTGATGAGTGACGCCGATGCGGTCTATTACGCCTCGCTGCACTCCGGCGTAGGCTTGGCCACTGGCTTGAGCTTCGAGCGCAGCACGGCCAGCGCCATGAAACAACAGGCGCTGGCTATCGGGCTGGACCAGGTCAGTTGGTCGCCCCTTCCCCTGTAA
- a CDS encoding MarR family winged helix-turn-helix transcriptional regulator, protein MPDTDPLHKQDFEALSEFRYQLRRFLRFSEEAVQAHGVTPQQYLLMLHTQGFAERHWATVGELAERLQMVPHGAVALVKRCQAQGLVQRQRGELDRREVQVSLTEKGWAVLAKLAAIHREELKTSGNRLRLPFSG, encoded by the coding sequence CGAAGCGCTGTCGGAGTTTCGCTACCAGTTGCGACGCTTTCTGCGCTTTAGCGAAGAGGCCGTCCAGGCCCATGGGGTGACCCCGCAGCAGTACCTATTGATGCTGCACACCCAAGGCTTTGCCGAGCGTCACTGGGCCACCGTGGGCGAATTGGCCGAGCGCCTGCAAATGGTGCCCCATGGTGCCGTCGCCTTGGTCAAACGCTGCCAGGCCCAGGGCCTGGTGCAACGCCAGCGCGGCGAACTGGACCGTCGTGAAGTGCAGGTCAGCCTGACCGAGAAAGGTTGGGCGGTGCTGGCAAAGCTGGCCGCCATACACCGCGAGGAACTAAAGACTTCGGGGAATCGCCTGCGTTTGCCGTTCTCCGGCTAG